Proteins encoded by one window of Cannabis sativa cultivar Pink pepper isolate KNU-18-1 chromosome 4, ASM2916894v1, whole genome shotgun sequence:
- the LOC115715203 gene encoding uncharacterized protein LOC115715203 isoform X1 has product MKVTIRASSSLYQVPLCFINGGASSILRNTSNPPAVSFSSTTHSFSVCGFCRMIPLNKVASNRDVLLAMCNSCVTRFHGTQSKAKASTFPSRKSHCRNSRTLTSLALAAHVSPSDTPQRSEEWFALRKDKLTTSTFSTALGFWKGQRRMELWREKVFASEVKIIQGAQRFAMDWGVLNEAEAIERYKSITGREVDSLGFAVHAEERYNWVGASPDGVIGCFPEGGILEVKCPYNKGKPELGLPWSKMPFYYMPQVQGQMEIMDRDWLDLYCWTPNGSTIFRVCRDRSYWELIHGILREFWWENVVPAREVLLLGSEEEAESYKPSSTHTKTGLVIHKSIKLADESKLLCREIAGHVEFYGL; this is encoded by the exons ATGAAGGTCACCATTAGAGCCTCTTCCTCTCTGTACCAAGTTCCCCTTTGCTTTATCAATGGAGGAGCCTCTTCTATTCTGAGAAATACCTCAAACCCACCAGCTGTTTCCTTCAGCTCTACAACTCACTCATTCTCAG TTTGTGGCTTTTGCAGAATGATTCCACTTAATAAAGTTGCAAGTAACAGAGATGTGTTATTGGCAATGTGCAACTCCTGTGTAACTAGATTCCATGGCACTCAAAGTAAAGCCAAAGCTTCAACTTTTCCTAGTAGAAAGTCTCATTGTAGAAACTCAAGAACCTTAACCTCACTAGCATTGGCTGCACATGTTTCACCATCCGACACGCCTCAACGTTCTGAGGAGTGGTTTGCCCTTCGTAAGGACAAGCTAACCACAAGCACTTTCAGCACTGCATTGGGTTTTTGGAAAGGACAGCGTCGAATGGAGCTTTGGCGCGAGAAGGTGTTTGCATCAGAGGTCAAAATCATACAAGGTGCACAAAGATTTGCTATGGATTGGGGTGTTCTCAATGAAGCAGAAGCTATAGAAAGGTACAAAAGCATTACAGGCCGGGAAGTTGATTCGCTAGGATTTGCTGTTCATGCTGAGGAGCGATACAATTGGGTTGGCGCCTCTCCTGATGGTGTTATTGGATGCTTTCCGGAGGGTGGAATTCTGGAAGTGAAGTGTCCTTATAACAAGGGTAAGCCTGAGTTGGGATTGCCTTGGTCTAAAATGCCATTTTATTACATGCCTCAGGTGCAGGGTCAAATGGAGATTATGGATAGAGATTGGCTTGACTTGTACTGTTGGACACCAAATGGAAGTACAATATTTCGGGTTTGTAGGGACCGTAGTTATTGGGAGCTAATACATGGGATTTTGAGGGAGTTTTGGTGGGAAAATGTAGTTCCAGCTAGGGAGGTTCTCTTGCTGGGCAGTGAAGAAGAGGCTGAGTCTTATAAACCTAGTtcaacacacacaaaaacaGGGCTTGTGATCCACAAAAGCATAAAGTTAGCTGATGAGTCAAAGTTATTGTGTAGAGAAATAGCTGGGCATGTAGAATTTTATGGATTGTAA
- the LOC115715203 gene encoding uncharacterized protein LOC115715203 isoform X2 produces the protein MIPLNKVASNRDVLLAMCNSCVTRFHGTQSKAKASTFPSRKSHCRNSRTLTSLALAAHVSPSDTPQRSEEWFALRKDKLTTSTFSTALGFWKGQRRMELWREKVFASEVKIIQGAQRFAMDWGVLNEAEAIERYKSITGREVDSLGFAVHAEERYNWVGASPDGVIGCFPEGGILEVKCPYNKGKPELGLPWSKMPFYYMPQVQGQMEIMDRDWLDLYCWTPNGSTIFRVCRDRSYWELIHGILREFWWENVVPAREVLLLGSEEEAESYKPSSTHTKTGLVIHKSIKLADESKLLCREIAGHVEFYGL, from the coding sequence ATGATTCCACTTAATAAAGTTGCAAGTAACAGAGATGTGTTATTGGCAATGTGCAACTCCTGTGTAACTAGATTCCATGGCACTCAAAGTAAAGCCAAAGCTTCAACTTTTCCTAGTAGAAAGTCTCATTGTAGAAACTCAAGAACCTTAACCTCACTAGCATTGGCTGCACATGTTTCACCATCCGACACGCCTCAACGTTCTGAGGAGTGGTTTGCCCTTCGTAAGGACAAGCTAACCACAAGCACTTTCAGCACTGCATTGGGTTTTTGGAAAGGACAGCGTCGAATGGAGCTTTGGCGCGAGAAGGTGTTTGCATCAGAGGTCAAAATCATACAAGGTGCACAAAGATTTGCTATGGATTGGGGTGTTCTCAATGAAGCAGAAGCTATAGAAAGGTACAAAAGCATTACAGGCCGGGAAGTTGATTCGCTAGGATTTGCTGTTCATGCTGAGGAGCGATACAATTGGGTTGGCGCCTCTCCTGATGGTGTTATTGGATGCTTTCCGGAGGGTGGAATTCTGGAAGTGAAGTGTCCTTATAACAAGGGTAAGCCTGAGTTGGGATTGCCTTGGTCTAAAATGCCATTTTATTACATGCCTCAGGTGCAGGGTCAAATGGAGATTATGGATAGAGATTGGCTTGACTTGTACTGTTGGACACCAAATGGAAGTACAATATTTCGGGTTTGTAGGGACCGTAGTTATTGGGAGCTAATACATGGGATTTTGAGGGAGTTTTGGTGGGAAAATGTAGTTCCAGCTAGGGAGGTTCTCTTGCTGGGCAGTGAAGAAGAGGCTGAGTCTTATAAACCTAGTtcaacacacacaaaaacaGGGCTTGTGATCCACAAAAGCATAAAGTTAGCTGATGAGTCAAAGTTATTGTGTAGAGAAATAGCTGGGCATGTAGAATTTTATGGATTGTAA